The Streptomyces pratensis genomic interval GAGCCATCTGCTGCATGTACTGCAGATTGCGCGCGCTGAACCCCCGCTGGTTCGGGAACTCGGTCCGCAGCTCCGTGGCGATGCGGTCGACGACCTTCGTCCCCCACTTCTCGCCACCCTGCCTCTCCAGGATCTTCCGCCCGATCTGCCAGTACATCAGGAGCATCTCGGTGTTCACCTTGAGCTGGGCGCGCACGTGCGCGCCCCGCACGATCGACTTCAGGTCGTCGATCATGTCGTGGAAGCCGGCGGGAAGTTCGCCCTGTTGCTGGGCCGGAACCACTGCCCCGGCCATGAGTTCGTTGTCCATGGGGCACAGACTTCCGGCACGTATGCCTGCGGTGACGTTTCTGCTCGCATATGTACGCCCTACGGGTGATCAGCCCCTTTCCGAGTGCGAGGCAACCAGTTCGTAACCCCGGATATCTGTCGCGCTACGCGCGTTGACCCTAGGCTGCGGCACGCAGGAACCAGAGACTCGAAGGGGACCGATGTCAGCGACTCCACTCAAGAACCGTGCGCCCCGGCGGGTGCTCGCCGCCGCGGCAGGGCTGGTCACCGTCGGCGCACTCGTCGCCGCTATGCCGGCGGGTGCCCACGACCGGGGGAACGGCCATGGTCACGGCCACCCGTCCCGCACCGTCGACGTGCAGCTGCTCTCCTTCAACGACCTGCACGGCAACCTGGAGCCGCCGGCCGGATCCGCCGGGACGGTCAGCGAGACGCAGGCCGACGGCACGGTGAAGTCGGTTCCGGTCGGCGGCGTCGAGTACCTCGCCACCTCGCTGCGTAACGCGCGCAAGGGGAACCCGTACTCCGTCACCGCGGCCGGCGGCGACATGGTGGGCGCGAGCCCACTGCTGTCCGGGCTCTTCCACGACGAGCCCACCATCGAGGCGCTCAACGGGCTCGACCTCGATGTGACGGCCGTGGGCAACCACGAGTTCGACGAGGGTGCCACGGAGCTCGCCCGTCTGCAGAACGGCGGCTGCCACCCGGTCGAGGGCTGCTACGAGAAGGGCAAGAAGTTCAAGGGCGCGGACTTCCCCTACCTCGCGGCCAACGTGACGAACGAGAAGACCGGCAAGCCGGTTCTCAAGCCGTACACGGTCTGGAAGAAGAACGGCGTCAAGATCGGCTTCATCGGAGTGACCCTGGAGGGCACCCCGAACATCGTCACGGCCAACGGCGTCAAGGGGCTGAAGTTCCACGACGAGATCGAGACGGTCAACAAGTACGCCAAGGAGCTGGACCGCAAGGGCGTCAAGTCCATCGTGGCCCTGATCCACGAGGGCGGGGCCCCGGCCTCGTCCTCGTACAACTACGACTGCGACAGCCCTGGCGCCGGTGACGGCATCTCCGGACCGATCGTCGACATCGCCAAGGGAATCACGCCGAAGGTCGACGCCCTGGTCACGGGCCACACCCACCAGGCCTACGTGTGCACGGTCCCGGACCCGTCGGGCAAGCCGCGCATGGTGACCTCCGCGTCGTCGTTCGGCAAGGTTTACACGGACACGACACTCACCTACGACCGCCGCACCGAGGACATCGTCCGTACGTCGGTGAAGTCGGCCAACCACGTGGTCAGCCGGGACCAGGCCAAGGCCGCCGACATGACCGCGCTGATCGCCCGCTGGAACACGCTCGCCGCCCCGATCGCTGGCCGTCCGCAGGGCTTCATCTCGGCCGACATCAACGGCCGTGGCTCCACGGCCCCCGAGAAGCCGCTCGGCAACCTGATCGCCGACGCCCAGCTGGAGGGCCTGGCCCCCGCGGACAAGGGCGGTGCGGTCGTCGCGTTCATGAACCCGGGCGGTATCCGCTCCGACCTGGTGTTCAAGGCGTCCGGCAGTGAGGGCGACGGGGTCGTGACGTACGGCGAGGCGTTCACCGTCCAGCCGTTCACCAACATGATGAACGTCGTCGACCTGACCGGTGCTCAGCTGGTCACCGCGCTCCAGCAGCAGGTCAGCGGTTCCAACGCGGCGTCCCCGAAGATCCTTCAGGTCTCGAAGGGCCTCACCTACACGCTGGACCTGACGAAGTCGGGCGCCGAGCGGGTGGTGGCGGACACGATCCGCCTGAACGGTGAGGCGATCGACCCGGCGAAGACGTACCGCGTCGCGATGAACGAATTCCTCGCGGGCGGCGGCGACGGCTTCGCGGCCCTCGGCCAGGGCACGAACAAGCTGGTCGGCGCATCCGACCTCGACCTGTTCAACGCCTACCTGGCGGCGCACTCCACGTCTTCCGCCCCGCTGGCCCCGCCGGCCACGGACCGGATCACGATCGTGCAGTAGTCCGGCCACGGCGCAGGCACAGCCGTCACCGCCCGCCGGTCCGACGGCGCCGCCACGTGTCTCTCCACGGCCCCGAGCCCTTCACGGTTCGGGGCCGTCGTGCGTCCGGGGGCAGGGGGCGCACCGCCGGGGCGGCCGGCGGGCACGCCGTCGACTTGCCTGTCAGGAAAGCTTGCCCATCAGGAAAGTCGGAGGTAACTTTCCCAGCAGGAAAGTCGAGCGGGGTGACTTGCCCCGACCGTCTCGGAATGTCAGGGGAGGCGACGGCCGTGAGCACGCCGGTGGATGCCGAACAGGCATGGAACGACCTGCAGCGCATCCGGGTGCCGCAGGAGCGGGTGTACGACGAGATCGAGCGAAGCGCGTCCGGCGGTACCGGTGCCGCGTACGCCACGGCCGCGATCATGTGGGTCTTCCTGGTCGGCCAGGGCCTGGACCTGCCCTTGTGGGGTGTCCTGCTGTCCCTCGCCGTGTACGTGGCTCTGCTGAGCGCGGTGGCCGTGATCTGCGGCCGCAGGAGCCGGATGCGGCTGCACCACTCCCGCTGCAACCGGCGGATGTCCGCCACGCTCGTCGCGGGGGCGCTGGTGACCGGCGGGACGACCTTGCTGTCCGGTCACCTGGCAGAGGGGCTGGAGCCGATGGCCGCCGGTCTGATCCAGGCCACGGCCTCGACGGCCGCGTTCCTGCTGTTCATCGGTCCGGCGCGTCGCTGGGCGGCGGACTCCGTGCGCGTCGGCGGACGGGCGGGCCGATGAGCATCCCCACCGGCTTCGACGAACTGATCCATCCCGCCACCCGGCTGTCGGTGGTCGCACTGCTCGCCGCCACCGAGTGGGCGGACTTCGCGTTCGTGCGCGACAGCCTCTCGCTCAGCGACTCCGCGCTCTCCAAGCAGCTGCACACCTTGGAAGAGGCCGGGTACCTGGAGATCCACAAGGAGGGCGGCGGCCGTAAGCGGCGCACGAAGGTACGGCTGACGGACCGTGGCCGCGCCGCCTTCGACGGGCATGTGGCGGCGCTCCGGGCGATCGTCGACGGCGCCACGGCGGCGCAGGCGGGCCGGGCGGCGGACGGCAGTCCCGCGACACCCGCGACCGAGGCGGAACTTCGGCAGCAGCACCACGCAGAGGCAGGACGATGACGACGGCCAAGAGCACACCCGTACGCCCCGCACCGCCCACCACGACCACCCTGCCCGTCATCCAGGCACGTGATGTGCGCATGTCGTACGGCGACGTCGACGTGCTCCACGGCATCGATCTGGACATCCACCGCGGCGAGGTCTTCGCGCTGCTCGGCCCCAACGGCGCCGGGAAGACCACCACCGTCGAGATCCTGGAGGGCTTCCGGAAGCGCTCCGCCGGGGACGTCAGCGTCCTCGGTGCGGACCCGGAGCGGGGCGACGACGCCTGGCGGGCGCGGATCGGGCTGGTCCTGCAGTCCTGGCGGGATCACCGCCGCTGGCGGGTCGCCGAGCTGCTGACGCACTTCGCGACGTACTACCCCGACCCGCGCGACCCGGCCGCACTGCTCGACCTGGTCGGCCTCACCGGCCAGGCCGGTCAGCAGGTCGACCGGCTGTCCGGCGGCCAGCGCCGGCGGCTGGACGTCGCACTCGGCATCGTCGGCCGCCCCGAGCTCCTCTTCCTGGACGAGCCGACCACCGGCTTCGACCCGGAGGCCCGGCACGAGTTCCATCTGCTGGTCGAACGGCTGGCCCGCGACGAGGGCGTCACCGTCCTGCTCACCACGCACGATCTGGTGGAGGCCGAGCGGCTCGCCGACCGGATCGCCATGCTGGTCGGCGGCCGGATCCGGGCCTGCGGCACCCCGTCGGAACTGGCCCGGCGGGCCGCGGCGCAGGCCGAGGTCCGCTGGACGGCCGACGACGGGACGGCCCGCCGCGAACGCACCGAGGACCCCTCACGGCTGGTCTGGGAACTCCACCAGGACGCGGACGGCCCGATCGCAGGCCTGGAGGTGCGCCGCCCGACGCTGGAGGACACCTATCTGCACATGGTGCACCGGGAGGACGACGGCGCGGACGAGGCCGTGGACGTGGAGGCTCAGGCCGTATGAAGGGGACAGGCGTGACCGAGAAGACGGACGAGGCCGGCGCGGCGGACGTGAACGACGCACCGGACGGGACGAAGAGGTCCCGCCCCACACGCACCTATTGGCGGGCCGGCTTCCTCCGGGGCGGCATCGAGCTGCGGCACCTGCTCCGCAACCCCAAGGAACTGTCGGGCCATCTGACCAACGTCGTCGTCGCGTTGCTGGTCGCCGTCTACATCAACGACGACGTGCCCGGCACCCGGACGCCGATGTCCCACCTGGTGATCGCGGGCTTCGCCGCCTATCTGGTGTTCCAGGTCGGGCTGATCACTCTTCCGCAGATACTCGTGACCGAGCGGGAGGAGGGCACCCTGCTGCGGCTGCGCGCCACGCCCGGCGGGATTCCGGCCTATCTCATCGCCAAGTGCCTGCTGGTGGTCGTCACGGCGGTCGGCTCGCTGGCCCTGCTCCTGGCGGCGACCGCCCTGGTGGCGGACGGGCCGCTGCCACGCGGGCCGGGGGACTGGGTGACGCTTGCGTGGGTCACCACCCTCGGGCTGCTCGCCGTCGTGCCGCTGGGGGCGGCCATCGGTGCCGTGCTGCCCAACCCGCGTGAGGCGCTGGCGTTGATCATGCTGCCCACGATGGGGCTGCTCATCATCTCCGGGACGGTGGTCCCGATCACCGAGCTGCCCGTTCCGGTCCAGCAGGTGGCCTCGGCCTTCCCGCTCAAGTGGATGGCGCAGGGCCTGCGCTCCGCGTTGCTGCCCGACGCCGCACGGGTCGCCGAGCCGGCCGGTTCGTGGGAGCTGCCCATGGTCGCCCTTGTGCTGACAGCCTGGACGGTCCTCGGGTTCCTCCTCGCCGCCCCCCTCCTGCGCCGGGCCGCCCGCCGTGAGTCCGGCTCCCGGATGACCGCACGCCTGCGCAAGGCGGAACAGGGTGGGGCGAAGGTCGCGTAGGAGGACTCCCGTGAGGGCGTGCGCACATCGCCCCATTCCCCGGTTGTTCTGTACGCGCCATAATCCGGTCCATGGTGACCCTGGGCGCGACAGAGCGAAGCGACAACGACAGCCGCGGTATCGACCGTCGGCGCTTTCTGACAGGAGCGGCGGGCCTCACGGCGGGCGCGCTGCTGAGCGCCGTACCCGGCACGGCGCGCGCCGCGTCGCGCGCCGTGCGCGGCACCCAGGACTGGATGGGTGCCCTGGCCGACGCCACCCCGCTGCGCCGCCTCACGATCCCGGGGACGCACAACTCGGGTGCGCGCCACGGAGGCCTCTGGACGGCGTGCCAGAACACGACGGTGGCCCAGCAACTGGACAGCGGCATACGTTTCCTCGACGTCCGCTGCCGGATCAGCGGCGACGCGTACGCGATCCACCACGGGGCCTACTACCAGAACCTGAATTTCGACGACGTGCTTGGTGCCTGCCGGGACTTCCTGGCCAGGCACCCTTCGGAGACCGTGCTGATGCGCGTCAAGCAGGAGTACTCGGAGGAGAGCGACGCCGCGTTCCGGCGGATCTTCGACATCTACCTCGACGACAAGGGCTGGCGTCCGCTCCTGCGCCTCGACTCCACCCTCCCGGACCTCGGCGGTGCCCGCGGCAAGGTCGTCGTCCTCGCCGACAACGGCGGCCTGCCCGGGGTCCGGTACGCCGACCCGGCGGTCTTCGACATCCAGGACGACTACATGGCGGAGCCGTTCGCCAAGTACACCAAGATCGAGGCGCAGTTCCGCAAGGCCGCGCAGCAGCCCGGCAAGCTGTTCATGAACTACGTGAGCACCGCCGCCCTGCTGCCGCCCCGCTGGAACTCCGACCGGCTCAACCCGCAGGTGCACGCGTTCCTCGACGGGGCGGAGGCATCGGGCTGGACCGGGCTCGGGATCGTGCCCTTGGACTACCCCGCGACCCGTTCGGGGCTGGTGGAGTCACTGATCCGGCACAACCCGACCGGCTGAGAAGTCACCACGCCGAGGGTGCGGCCCGCTTGGCGGCGTAGGCGCACAGCCGGGTCCCGTAGAGGTCCAGTGCGTCGTCGGGGTCCTCGTCGTAGTGGGCCGCCACCTCGTGCCACCGGTCCCACGCGTAGAGCCGGGCGTGGCGGCGGTCGTCGTCCGTTCGGGGAGGGGCGGCGGCCTGGCGGCTGCGCAGCCACTGCTGCCATTCCGGGTTGGCGGCGGGACCGGCTGCGAGATCCTCGCCCGCCCGGCGGGCGGCCTCGGCCCGCTGGTCCCGGGTGAGGGCTGCGGTGATGTACGCGGCAGGTCGCGCGGGTCGCCAGTCGACGGCCAGGCCGACGAGTTCCGCCGCGATGTCATGAGGCTCCAGGCCCCGGTCGATCAACGGGCGCAGGGCGAAGGCCAGGCGGCGGAGCCCTTCCCGCTGGGTCCAGCCGACGAGCGGCCGTACCCGCCCGGCGATCCTGATGTCACGGGCCACCTGCCACGGGCTGCGAGGCGAAGCGCTGCCGCCGTTGCTGCCCCTCCGGGGAGTTCCCGCCTTCGCACGCGTCGCGCAGGTGCGCGAGGTGTAGTTCAACCACCCAGCCGGATCAGCAACGGATACGTCGGGGTGCGGCCCAGGAGAATGGGGTGCACGCCTTGCCCGACCACCGTCGTCCACAGGACGCGGCTTCCTGTGGGCGGTCTCCTCCATGAGCGCCCGTCCCTCGTCCGTCACCCCGACCACGCGGGCGCCGTACCCGGTACCGTCGAGCCGGTGCCCGTTCGCATGGTCGTACGCAGCCGGAATCGTCGCCGCGTAGATGGTCGCCGTAGCCGTGTACGGGCGGCCAGGGAGCTGAAGGTTCTTCTTCGTCCCGTGCCTGTGCCACGCCAGCGCACCCAGCTCGCGCAGCACCCGGACATGACGCTTCACCGTCGCCGTCGAAACTTCGCACCGGGCGGCCGTGCCTTCGAGGTCGTACAGCACGAAGCCCAGCCGGTAGTCCATCCGCGCCGCGAGATCCCGGGCCACGGCCAGCGTCGTCTCTCCCGCGCGCGGGTGCAGGCCGGCGCCGATCAGCCACGTCACGGCAGACAGCCACGTACGCGGACGGGCATGCCGGGCAGGGGTCGAGCCGACCTCCTGGAGGGCGCGGGGAACGGGGGCCCACACCGGATCAGGGCATGGCGGAGGAGCGCAGCGCGAAGCCGCGCCGGTGGTACGACGTATCAGGGTCCGTCGGGGTAGGGCAGTCCGGCGGCCGGGCCTGCCGGTGGATCGAAGCGGGCGGTCAGGCCTGAACCGCCGTGCGGGGGCGCGGAGAAGGCCGTGCGGTGGTCTCCGCACCCCCGGCGAGCGTGAACCACACCGCCTTGTGGCTGGGAGAGCAGCACCCGCAGACCTCCGACCCCCAGGCCAGGGCGAGCTCCTCCAGGAGCAAGAGTCCCCGCCCGCATTCCTGGGCGTGACCCGCGCGGATCGACCCGTCGGACGTGGCGCCTGCCGCTGGCGCGGTCCAGGGCGTGTCATCGGCGACGGACACGGTCACCTGCTCCCAGCCGACCGTCACATGCACCCGGATCAGTGAAGTGCGGGTATGGCGATGGGCGTTGGCCACGACCTCGGTCACACAGAGGCGGGCATCGTCGAC includes:
- a CDS encoding bifunctional metallophosphatase/5'-nucleotidase: MSATPLKNRAPRRVLAAAAGLVTVGALVAAMPAGAHDRGNGHGHGHPSRTVDVQLLSFNDLHGNLEPPAGSAGTVSETQADGTVKSVPVGGVEYLATSLRNARKGNPYSVTAAGGDMVGASPLLSGLFHDEPTIEALNGLDLDVTAVGNHEFDEGATELARLQNGGCHPVEGCYEKGKKFKGADFPYLAANVTNEKTGKPVLKPYTVWKKNGVKIGFIGVTLEGTPNIVTANGVKGLKFHDEIETVNKYAKELDRKGVKSIVALIHEGGAPASSSYNYDCDSPGAGDGISGPIVDIAKGITPKVDALVTGHTHQAYVCTVPDPSGKPRMVTSASSFGKVYTDTTLTYDRRTEDIVRTSVKSANHVVSRDQAKAADMTALIARWNTLAAPIAGRPQGFISADINGRGSTAPEKPLGNLIADAQLEGLAPADKGGAVVAFMNPGGIRSDLVFKASGSEGDGVVTYGEAFTVQPFTNMMNVVDLTGAQLVTALQQQVSGSNAASPKILQVSKGLTYTLDLTKSGAERVVADTIRLNGEAIDPAKTYRVAMNEFLAGGGDGFAALGQGTNKLVGASDLDLFNAYLAAHSTSSAPLAPPATDRITIVQ
- a CDS encoding transcriptional regulator → MSIPTGFDELIHPATRLSVVALLAATEWADFAFVRDSLSLSDSALSKQLHTLEEAGYLEIHKEGGGRKRRTKVRLTDRGRAAFDGHVAALRAIVDGATAAQAGRAADGSPATPATEAELRQQHHAEAGR
- a CDS encoding ABC transporter ATP-binding protein: MTTAKSTPVRPAPPTTTTLPVIQARDVRMSYGDVDVLHGIDLDIHRGEVFALLGPNGAGKTTTVEILEGFRKRSAGDVSVLGADPERGDDAWRARIGLVLQSWRDHRRWRVAELLTHFATYYPDPRDPAALLDLVGLTGQAGQQVDRLSGGQRRRLDVALGIVGRPELLFLDEPTTGFDPEARHEFHLLVERLARDEGVTVLLTTHDLVEAERLADRIAMLVGGRIRACGTPSELARRAAAQAEVRWTADDGTARRERTEDPSRLVWELHQDADGPIAGLEVRRPTLEDTYLHMVHREDDGADEAVDVEAQAV
- a CDS encoding ABC transporter permease, encoding MTEKTDEAGAADVNDAPDGTKRSRPTRTYWRAGFLRGGIELRHLLRNPKELSGHLTNVVVALLVAVYINDDVPGTRTPMSHLVIAGFAAYLVFQVGLITLPQILVTEREEGTLLRLRATPGGIPAYLIAKCLLVVVTAVGSLALLLAATALVADGPLPRGPGDWVTLAWVTTLGLLAVVPLGAAIGAVLPNPREALALIMLPTMGLLIISGTVVPITELPVPVQQVASAFPLKWMAQGLRSALLPDAARVAEPAGSWELPMVALVLTAWTVLGFLLAAPLLRRAARRESGSRMTARLRKAEQGGAKVA
- a CDS encoding phosphatidylinositol-specific phospholipase C: MVTLGATERSDNDSRGIDRRRFLTGAAGLTAGALLSAVPGTARAASRAVRGTQDWMGALADATPLRRLTIPGTHNSGARHGGLWTACQNTTVAQQLDSGIRFLDVRCRISGDAYAIHHGAYYQNLNFDDVLGACRDFLARHPSETVLMRVKQEYSEESDAAFRRIFDIYLDDKGWRPLLRLDSTLPDLGGARGKVVVLADNGGLPGVRYADPAVFDIQDDYMAEPFAKYTKIEAQFRKAAQQPGKLFMNYVSTAALLPPRWNSDRLNPQVHAFLDGAEASGWTGLGIVPLDYPATRSGLVESLIRHNPTG
- a CDS encoding cell wall protein, whose protein sequence is MTWLIGAGLHPRAGETTLAVARDLAARMDYRLGFVLYDLEGTAARCEVSTATVKRHVRVLRELGALAWHRHGTKKNLQLPGRPYTATATIYAATIPAAYDHANGHRLDGTGYGARVVGVTDEGRALMEETAHRKPRPVDDGGRARRAPHSPGPHPDVSVADPAGWLNYTSRTCATRAKAGTPRRGSNGGSASPRSPWQVARDIRIAGRVRPLVGWTQREGLRRLAFALRPLIDRGLEPHDIAAELVGLAVDWRPARPAAYITAALTRDQRAEAARRAGEDLAAGPAANPEWQQWLRSRQAAAPPRTDDDRRHARLYAWDRWHEVAAHYDEDPDDALDLYGTRLCAYAAKRAAPSAW
- a CDS encoding ATP-binding protein yields the protein MTSVNATAPSASSPHRQDGESYRLSLPNTARSAGIARHFVASLLTGTPHSGIVDDARLCVTEVVANAHRHTRTSLIRVHVTVGWEQVTVSVADDTPWTAPAAGATSDGSIRAGHAQECGRGLLLLEELALAWGSEVCGCCSPSHKAVWFTLAGGAETTARPSPRPRTAVQA